One Nitrospirota bacterium genomic window, CGTAATAGCCTCTTTTCCGGAAACAAAGTGTACTTTATTTTCGAGAATTTCTTCCAACGCAACGGTCGTCGCCTTTTCATATCGGGTATCGCTGGACGAGGTCGTAGCCTGAATGATCTGTTTCGCCCGCTGGGATCCGAGGATACTCAAGCGATGCCGGCTATCAATCTTCTTATTTTCAATGATGATCGGCATGGTAATAATATCAATCATTTTAAAAAACCTACCTCTCTTTTTAACTGCCTGAAAATGTAATTTCTCAAATGGGTTCAAGACGAAGTATATCACGTATTCCTCATTCCATACGGGAATATTCATGGTTCAAATTGGATTGATCTAAAACCCTTCTAAAACATGCTGTTTTTTATTTAGCTTGCACTTCTGGTCAATTAAGCGGATGATTAGCACTCGACGAGCGAGAGTGCTAATTCTTCCTCTCCAGACTCGCCACTCTCATTTCAAGTTCCAAATTAAAAGGAGGTATTACACCATGGCTGCTCTGACTCAAAAAGGGGCTCTTGTATTCAAACCATTAAAGGATCGTGTATTTGTGAGCTATTCCGAGGAATCGGAAAAGAGTGCCGGTGGAATCTATATCCCTGATTCGGCCAAGGAAAAACCACAGCGAGGAAAAGTGGAGTCAATCGGACTCGAGGTTAAATCGGTTAAGGCGGGAGACCAGGTCTTGTTTGATAAATACTCCGGTTCCAAAATTCATTTTGAAGATAAAGAGTACTTGATCATAAAGGAAGAGGACATCTTAGGCATTTTTGAAGGCTAAATTTCATCCTCGATGGCAATTCAGATTTTGATTTTTTAAAGGAGATTAAGAACCATGGCAAAACAGATGTTATACAGTGACAATGCACGGGCATTAATATTAAAAGGGGTCAATCAACTTACGGATGCGGTCAAAGCCACCCTGGGGCCGCGCGGCAGGAATGCGGTGATCGAGAAAAAATATGGCGCTCCGCTCATTACCAAGGACGGCGTAACGGTCGCAAAGGAAATTGAGTTAAAAAATCCCTACGAAAATATGGGGGCTCAGCTCGTCAAGGAAGTGGCAAGCAAAACCAGCGATTCCGCTGGAGATGGAACAACCACCGCAACAGTTCTTGCCCAGGCTATTTTTCAGGAAGGGGTAAAGCATGTCACATCCGGAGCCAATGCAATGGACATCAAGAGAGGTATCGACCGGGCCGTGGAAGTCGTCATTGAAGAATTAAACAGAATCAGCAAACCATGCCAATCCAAAAAAGAGATTTCACAGATCGGAACCGTTTCAGCCAACAACGATAAAACGATCGGCGACCTGATATCAGAAGCGATGGAAAAAGTGGGAAAAGATGGCGTGATCACGGTTGAAGAAGCCAAGAACATGTCCACTTCGCTCGATGTGGTAGAGGGAATGCAATTTGATCGGGGATATATCTCTCCTTATTTCGTAACGGATCCGAATCGAATGGAAGTAACCCTCGAGAATCCGTATATTATGATGTGCGAGAAAAAAATTACCACCATGAAAGATCTTCTCCCTATCCTCGAACAGATTGCCAAATTGGGTAAACCTCTCTTGATTATCGCGGAAGATGTGGAAGGAGAAGCCCTGGCTACGCTGGTGGTCAACAAACTCCGAGGCTCCTTAAACTGCTCAGCGGTTAAAGCCCCCGGATTCGGAGACCGGAGAAAGGCGATGCTGGAAGATATCGCCGTTCTAACAGGCGGACAGGTTATTTCTGAAGACCTCGGTCTCAAATTGGAAAACATAAAGATTGCTGATCTGGGCAAGGCAAAACGGATTACCATCGACAAAGATAATTGCACCATTATTGAAGGAGCGGGCGATCCGGGCAAGCTCAAGGGAAAAATAAAACAGATCAAAGCCCAGATTGAGGAAACGACTTCCGATTACGATCGGGAAAAACTGCAGGAGCGATTGGCGAAACTTGTCGGCGGTGTGGCCGTGATCAATGTCGGAGCTGCTACTGAAACCGAGATGAAAGAGAAAAAAGCACGGGTTGAAGACGCGCTCCATGCCACAAAAGCCGCTGTAGAAGAAGGAATTGTCCCGGGCGGAGGGGTTGCGTTATTACGGTGTATCAGCTCGCTTGAAAAACTTGAATTGAAAGGTGACCAACAGATGGGGGTGAACATCGTCCGGCGGGCACTGGAAGAACCTCTTCGACAGATTACCGAAAATGCCGGCTTTGAAGGCTCAATTGTCGTTGAAAAGGTCAAAAATGAAAAAGGGAACAGAGGCTTTGATGCGGCTTCCGGACTCTATGTGGACATGGTCGATTCAGGCATTATTGACCCCACCAAAGTCACTCGAAGTGCGCTTCAAAATGCGGCAAGCGTGGCGGGACTGATGCTGACAACGGAAGTCATGATTGCCGATATTTCGGAAGAGAAAAGCGCTTCCATGGGATCCGGCGGC contains:
- the rpoZ gene encoding DNA-directed RNA polymerase subunit omega — protein: MIDIITMPIIIENKKIDSRHRLSILGSQRAKQIIQATTSSSDTRYEKATTVALEEILENKVHFVSGKEAITAQKDAKRVRDEELRTWARMAKEGELVTEIKKEVAVYKGESVIGAGIDS
- a CDS encoding co-chaperone GroES, which codes for MAALTQKGALVFKPLKDRVFVSYSEESEKSAGGIYIPDSAKEKPQRGKVESIGLEVKSVKAGDQVLFDKYSGSKIHFEDKEYLIIKEEDILGIFEG
- the groL gene encoding chaperonin GroEL (60 kDa chaperone family; promotes refolding of misfolded polypeptides especially under stressful conditions; forms two stacked rings of heptamers to form a barrel-shaped 14mer; ends can be capped by GroES; misfolded proteins enter the barrel where they are refolded when GroES binds), translated to MAKQMLYSDNARALILKGVNQLTDAVKATLGPRGRNAVIEKKYGAPLITKDGVTVAKEIELKNPYENMGAQLVKEVASKTSDSAGDGTTTATVLAQAIFQEGVKHVTSGANAMDIKRGIDRAVEVVIEELNRISKPCQSKKEISQIGTVSANNDKTIGDLISEAMEKVGKDGVITVEEAKNMSTSLDVVEGMQFDRGYISPYFVTDPNRMEVTLENPYIMMCEKKITTMKDLLPILEQIAKLGKPLLIIAEDVEGEALATLVVNKLRGSLNCSAVKAPGFGDRRKAMLEDIAVLTGGQVISEDLGLKLENIKIADLGKAKRITIDKDNCTIIEGAGDPGKLKGKIKQIKAQIEETTSDYDREKLQERLAKLVGGVAVINVGAATETEMKEKKARVEDALHATKAAVEEGIVPGGGVALLRCISSLEKLELKGDQQMGVNIVRRALEEPLRQITENAGFEGSIVVEKVKNEKGNRGFDAASGLYVDMVDSGIIDPTKVTRSALQNAASVAGLMLTTEVMIADISEEKSASMGSGGMGDMH